The Herpetosiphonaceae bacterium genome window below encodes:
- a CDS encoding response regulator transcription factor: MTQEPARVLVVDDEEPIRLTMSDLLRRRGYEVLTAENGEAALALVHQRPFDLLLLDLKMPGLSGTDVAKRARELQPEVAIIILTGHGSLDSALDSMHMGVFDYMLKTASPRDVLDRVASALKQQQEQRRQQQLMTMLQSVVHQLGGHNEAEQQRAESSERWLSVGDIQISTWNQTVRRGDQTLNLTPTEFRILVCLAQQAGQVMSYQQIVQCAQGYEANSIEAAELVKPHMYHLRQKLEPDPSNPRYILTVRGTGYLLSASASEAAG, translated from the coding sequence ATGACCCAAGAACCGGCCCGTGTGCTCGTCGTAGACGATGAGGAGCCAATCCGGCTGACGATGAGCGATCTGCTGCGGCGGCGCGGATACGAGGTGTTGACGGCAGAGAACGGCGAGGCCGCGCTCGCGCTCGTCCACCAGCGTCCATTCGATCTCCTGCTGCTCGACCTGAAAATGCCGGGGTTGAGCGGGACGGACGTGGCGAAACGCGCGCGCGAGCTACAGCCAGAGGTGGCGATCATTATTTTGACGGGACACGGATCGTTAGATAGCGCCCTGGATAGTATGCACATGGGCGTCTTCGACTATATGCTCAAAACCGCCAGCCCCCGCGATGTGCTGGATCGGGTCGCGTCGGCGCTGAAGCAGCAGCAGGAGCAGCGCCGCCAGCAGCAATTGATGACGATGCTGCAATCGGTGGTACACCAGCTCGGCGGCCACAACGAGGCCGAACAGCAGCGCGCTGAGTCGTCCGAGCGCTGGCTATCCGTGGGCGATATCCAGATCTCGACCTGGAATCAGACGGTGCGGCGCGGCGATCAAACGCTGAATCTGACGCCGACCGAGTTCCGGATTCTGGTCTGTCTCGCGCAGCAGGCCGGGCAGGTGATGAGCTATCAGCAGATTGTGCAGTGCGCGCAGGGCTACGAGGCCAATTCGATCGAGGCGGCTGAGCTGGTCAAGCCCCACATGTACCATCTCCGCCAAAAGCTGGAGCCCGATCCGTCCAATCCGCGCTATATTCTGACGGTTCGCGGCACGGGCTATCTGCTCTCGGCGTCAGCCAGCGAGGCGGCTGGCTAG
- a CDS encoding SHOCT domain-containing protein — MMQAYATMPWWMIISMIAFWIVIATLILLIVVQLTRSIQPRRETPLEVAQRRFAMGEIGRAEFEEVRRVLSQAPASVGETSTPSAATIGSIE, encoded by the coding sequence ATGATGCAAGCCTATGCGACCATGCCGTGGTGGATGATCATCAGCATGATCGCGTTCTGGATTGTGATAGCGACGCTGATCCTGTTGATCGTCGTCCAACTAACGCGCAGCATTCAGCCACGACGTGAAACGCCGCTGGAGGTTGCGCAGCGGCGCTTCGCCATGGGCGAGATAGGCCGGGCGGAGTTCGAGGAGGTACGCCGCGTGCTGAGCCAGGCGCCAGCATCCGTCGGCGAGACGAGCACGCCTTCGGCGGCAACGATCGGCTCGATAGAGTAG
- a CDS encoding PAS domain S-box protein, which yields MRKTGSEQAAQPSDHAQAELSMNRVEIAAVQQLQAEPTFQALLHAAPDAIVIVDHMGRVVVANQVAESIFGYTQHELLGQPIELLMPDRFHTLHLKHRAAYKADPRTRPMGICKDLIARRKDGTEFPVEVSLSPLQTADGLLVTSVIRDVTERKRIEVELRASQARLAGVLDIAEDAIISVDTAQIIRLFNQGAEKIFGYSAQQVIGQPLNILLPERFRAIHRQHVQMFGESGQVARRMGERKEIFGLRKNGEEFPADASISQLSSGDDKTFTVILRDITDRKRAAEELERQVQRRTAYLNTLLTFSKELFGARGLDAVLERALSHALTVVPEAQRGAIYLAEDEGQRLSLRASAGFNRVPSFTRPIDFGIIGLAFTTQRLQITNSAAEFEALVPEMRTNDRERVLRGLCLDAPPTGAVAIPLRAHRDVIGVLLLLRVSGDGPFAADAQTTLEGLANFTAAAILEEHNQQRQMTLSNQLARLEEQQRSMAERLDYAEAGMLQAARLAAVGQLAASIAHEINNPLYAARNSLFLLEEDLPAELRSSPYFSMASDQLTRIAGIIERMRDFYRPARGEMAQNDLNQLLEETLALAGLNLRHGAINMIFAPAHDLLPVICNADQLRQVFLNLVLNAIDAMPEGGTLTVRTEAGPTVALVEIQDTGIGIPEEAREHLFEPFWTNKPHGTGLGLSISAHIVTQHGGRIEVESSVGEGSTFRVILPYETHV from the coding sequence ATGCGCAAGACAGGATCAGAGCAGGCGGCGCAGCCCTCCGATCACGCTCAAGCCGAGCTGAGCATGAATCGGGTGGAAATAGCCGCTGTTCAGCAGTTGCAGGCGGAGCCCACCTTTCAGGCGCTGCTGCACGCCGCTCCCGATGCGATCGTCATTGTGGATCACATGGGCCGCGTGGTCGTAGCCAATCAGGTCGCCGAGTCGATCTTCGGCTATACGCAGCACGAGCTGCTCGGACAGCCGATCGAGCTGCTGATGCCCGATCGCTTCCATACGCTACATCTCAAGCATCGCGCCGCATATAAGGCCGATCCGCGCACGCGCCCGATGGGCATCTGCAAAGATCTGATCGCGCGGCGCAAAGACGGCACCGAGTTCCCGGTTGAGGTCAGCCTCAGCCCGCTTCAGACCGCCGACGGACTCCTGGTGACAAGCGTGATCCGCGACGTCACCGAGCGCAAACGCATCGAAGTTGAGCTGCGGGCATCGCAGGCCCGGCTCGCGGGCGTGCTCGACATCGCCGAAGACGCGATTATTTCGGTGGACACGGCGCAGATCATCCGGCTCTTCAACCAGGGCGCGGAAAAGATCTTCGGCTACAGCGCGCAGCAGGTGATCGGGCAGCCGCTCAACATCCTGCTGCCAGAGCGCTTCCGCGCGATCCATCGCCAGCATGTCCAGATGTTCGGCGAGTCGGGGCAGGTTGCGCGGCGGATGGGCGAGCGCAAGGAGATCTTCGGGCTGCGCAAAAATGGCGAGGAGTTTCCCGCCGACGCCTCGATCTCGCAGCTGAGCAGCGGCGACGACAAAACCTTCACCGTGATTCTGCGCGACATCACCGATCGTAAGCGGGCCGCAGAAGAGCTTGAGCGCCAGGTTCAGCGCCGCACCGCCTACCTGAATACGCTGCTGACCTTCAGCAAAGAGCTGTTCGGGGCGCGCGGTCTGGATGCCGTGCTGGAGCGCGCCTTGAGCCACGCGCTGACAGTCGTGCCCGAAGCGCAGCGCGGCGCGATCTATCTTGCCGAGGACGAAGGGCAGCGGTTGTCGCTGCGGGCAAGCGCCGGGTTTAACCGCGTGCCGAGCTTCACCCGCCCGATCGATTTTGGCATCATTGGCCTGGCCTTCACCACGCAGCGTTTGCAGATCACCAACAGCGCGGCTGAGTTCGAGGCGCTGGTGCCCGAAATGCGGACGAATGACCGGGAGCGCGTGTTGCGCGGGCTGTGTCTCGACGCGCCGCCGACGGGCGCGGTGGCAATCCCGCTGCGCGCGCATCGTGACGTGATCGGCGTGCTCCTCTTGCTGCGCGTCTCAGGAGATGGGCCGTTTGCCGCCGACGCGCAGACGACGCTGGAGGGCCTGGCGAACTTTACGGCGGCGGCAATCCTTGAGGAGCACAACCAGCAGCGCCAGATGACGCTCTCGAACCAGCTGGCGCGGCTGGAAGAGCAGCAGCGCTCGATGGCCGAGCGCCTGGACTACGCAGAGGCCGGAATGCTCCAGGCAGCGCGGCTCGCTGCCGTTGGGCAGCTTGCGGCGTCGATCGCCCACGAGATCAACAACCCGCTCTACGCCGCGCGCAACAGCCTGTTTTTGCTGGAAGAAGATCTGCCCGCCGAGCTGCGGTCGTCGCCCTATTTCAGCATGGCGAGCGATCAACTGACGCGCATCGCAGGCATCATCGAGCGCATGCGCGACTTTTACCGCCCCGCGCGCGGCGAGATGGCACAGAACGATCTCAACCAGTTGCTGGAGGAAACCCTGGCGCTGGCCGGCCTTAATCTGCGCCACGGCGCGATCAATATGATCTTCGCCCCGGCGCACGACCTGCTGCCCGTGATCTGTAACGCCGACCAACTGCGACAGGTGTTTCTCAACCTCGTCCTCAACGCGATCGACGCGATGCCTGAGGGCGGCACGCTGACCGTGCGCACCGAGGCCGGGCCGACCGTCGCGCTGGTTGAGATTCAGGATACCGGCATCGGTATTCCGGAAGAGGCCCGCGAGCATTTGTTCGAGCCGTTCTGGACCAATAAGCCGCATGGCACGGGCCTGGGCTTATCGATCAGCGCTCATATTGTCACACAGCACGGTGGCCGCATCGAGGTGGAGAGTAGCGTTGGTGAGGGCAGCACATTTCGCGTGATACTGCCCTACGAGACACACGTTTAA
- a CDS encoding response regulator, whose amino-acid sequence MAVHVLIVDADMSAAAVTHAIVKRVAPEATVVCESTSDRGWLSIQQMTPDVLIIDPVVQGPGGTLLIQLCKEEHPAMRIVVLASLPTPALRATVKRLNIDVYLEKPAAMAALADKLRTLILSREAAGLVIPLPNIHHP is encoded by the coding sequence ATGGCGGTACATGTTCTGATTGTCGATGCTGATATGAGCGCGGCTGCGGTGACACATGCGATTGTCAAGCGTGTAGCGCCTGAGGCGACGGTGGTATGTGAGTCAACGTCCGACCGGGGCTGGCTGAGTATCCAGCAGATGACCCCGGACGTGCTGATTATCGATCCGGTCGTCCAAGGCCCCGGCGGCACGCTCTTGATTCAACTCTGCAAAGAAGAACATCCGGCGATGCGGATCGTCGTGCTGGCTTCGCTGCCGACGCCCGCGCTGCGCGCTACCGTGAAGCGTCTGAACATCGACGTGTATCTGGAAAAACCGGCGGCGATGGCGGCACTGGCGGATAAGCTGCGCACCCTCATCTTAAGCCGCGAAGCAGCAGGACTCGTCATCCCGTTGCCGAATATTCACCATCCGTAG